One Drosophila virilis strain 15010-1051.87 chromosome 5, Dvir_AGI_RSII-ME, whole genome shotgun sequence DNA window includes the following coding sequences:
- the Rho1 gene encoding ras-like GTP-binding protein Rho1, with amino-acid sequence MTTIRKKLVIVGDGACGKTCLLIVFSKDQFPEVYVPTVFENYVADIEVDGKQVELALWDTAGQEDYDRLRPLSYPDTDVILMCFSVDSPDSLENIPEKWTPEVKHFCPNVPIILVGNKKDLRNDPNTIRDLAKMKQEPVKPQEGRAMAEKINAFAYLECSAKSKEGVREVFETATRAALQVKKRKKPKCLLL; translated from the exons AATTGGTAATTGTCGGCGATGGTGCCTGCGGTAAAACTTGCCTTCTAATCGTCTTTAGCAAAGACCAATTTCCCGAGGTCTATGTGCCGACCGTGTTTGAGAATTATGTCGCCGATATCGAAGTCGACGGCAAGCAG GTGGAGTTGGCCTTATGGGATACAGCTGGTCAAGAGGATTACGACAGACTGCGACCGCTGAGCTATCCAGACACTGATGTAATACTTATGTGTTTCTCAGTCGATTCACCCGATTCGCTAGAAAATATTCCCGAAAAATGGACGCCAGAG GTCAAACATTTTTGTCCCAATGTTCCAATCATTTTGGTAGGGAATAAGAAAGATTTGCGAAATGATCCCAACACAATTCGG GATCTGGCAAAGATGAAGCAGGAGCCGGTTAAGCCGCAGGAGGGACGCGCTATGGCTGAGAAAATTAATGCCTTTGCCTATTTGGAATGTTCGGCCAAGTCCAAGGAGGGTGTGCGAGAGGTATTCGAGACAGCAACCAGGGCTGCACTGCAAGTTAAAAAACGGAAGAAGCCCAAATGCCTTTTGCTCTAA